Proteins from a single region of Hypomesus transpacificus isolate Combined female chromosome 9, fHypTra1, whole genome shotgun sequence:
- the LOC124471933 gene encoding adenosine receptor A1-like: MTAAGVIVYIVLEVLIAVTCCLGNLMVIFVVWSSRTLRQPTFCFLVSLAAADLLVGVVAIPLAVVVDGHVWTSFQDCLLVSCVVLLLTQASTLSLLAIAVDRFLRVIIPLRYKRIVTERRSWMVVAACWCVAIVLSFTPMFGWHNQETVNSTSVNSTSVNSSSICCTFVAVIPMSYLVYFSFLLCTLTPLLIMAGLYCYVFVTIANILKEKVGESPQIPLRPQPRPQSYFQKERKLAGSLALVLALFAVSWLPLHIMNCVAYWGSYVPDEAFYVGILLSHANSSMNPVVYALKIPKIRLAYRQLCRSCLACVEEANQTSQSENKTSSNSNSGAK, from the exons ATGACTGCTGCAGGTGTGATCGTCTACATAGTTCTCGAGGTTCTCATCGCCGTCACCTGTTGCTTGGGCAACTTGATGGTGATCTTCGTGGTGTGGTCAAGTAGGACTCTCCGCCAGCCCACCTTCTGCTTCCTGGTGTCTCTGGCGGCGGCAGACCTCCTGGTTGGCGTGGTGGCGATCCCTCTGGCAGTGGTGGTGGACGGCCACGTGTGGACCTCCTTCCAGGACTGCCTCCTCGTCAGCTGTGTGGTCCTCCTGCTGACCCAGGCCTCCACCCTGTCGCTGCTGGCCATCGCCGTGGACCGTTTCCTGCGTGTGATCATCCCCCTCAG GTACAAGAGGATAGTGACCGAGAGGCGATCCTGGATGGTGGTGGCAGCGTGTTGGTGCGTTGCCATTGTTCTAAGCTTCACACCCATGTTTGGCTGGCACAACCAGGAGACTGTCAACTCCACGTCTGTCAACTCCACGTCTGTCAACTCCTCCAGCATCTGCTGCACGTTCGTGGCTGTGATCCCCATGTCCTACCTCGTGTACTTTAGCTTCCTGTTGTGTACCCTCACCCCCCTGCTGATCATGGCTGGCCTGTACTGTTATGTATTCGTTACCATCGCGAATATCTTGAAAGAGAAGGTGGGAGAGAGTCCCCAGATCCCCCtccggccccagccccggccccagtcTTACTTCCAGAAGGAGAGGAAGCTAGCAGGCTCCTTGGCTCTGGTTCTGGCTCTCTTCGCGGTCAGCTGGCTCCCTCTGCACATCATGAACTGCGTCGCCTACTGGGGCTCATACGTGCCCGACGAGGCCTTCTACGTGGGCATCCTGCTATCCCACGCCAACTCTTCCATGAACCCCGTGGTGTACGCTCTGAAGATCCCCAAGATCAGGCTGGCCTACCGCCAACTCTGCAGGAGCTGCCTGGCCTGCGTGGAGGAGGCAAACCAAACGAGCCAATCAGAGAACAAGACCAGCAGCAATTCAAACAGTGGAGCCAAATGA